Proteins from a genomic interval of Acidobacteriota bacterium:
- a CDS encoding chemotaxis response regulator protein-glutamate methylesterase yields MTVTTATKPIRVMIVDDSALMRKLLAEMLSRSPGIEIVDTAMDGQFALDHLQRIRPDVILMDIEMPRLDGLATLEHIVAEYGLPVVMCSTLTSNGAQATLEALKRGAVDFIEKPSLAALTSGTAATDMAARVRGAAGARVIKSGPVQPKPAAPNGLRRTTGSLTPPHARTPLEQITRWAGQTVPEIAAIGISTGGPPALEIVLAALPADFPLGLAIVQHMPPGFTKMLAEQLNRTSRIEVREAAHGDLLHPGLALIAPGGAHLRVTRAQGQYRVAVDTQGPLVSGHRPSADVLFDSVAQASGGHAVAVLMTGMGSDGADGLGRLAAAGALTIAQAPDTCVVAGMPKSAIERGAARAILPLVEISAALNACGRPTEQP; encoded by the coding sequence TGCGCAAACTGCTGGCCGAAATGTTGTCGCGCAGCCCGGGCATCGAGATCGTTGACACCGCGATGGACGGGCAATTCGCGCTCGATCACTTGCAGCGCATTCGGCCGGACGTGATTTTAATGGACATCGAAATGCCGCGGCTCGACGGTTTGGCAACGCTCGAACACATCGTGGCGGAATACGGGCTGCCGGTCGTGATGTGCAGCACGCTCACCAGCAATGGAGCACAGGCCACGCTCGAAGCCTTGAAACGCGGCGCGGTGGATTTCATCGAAAAACCCTCGCTCGCGGCCTTGACCTCTGGTACCGCTGCGACGGACATGGCCGCGCGCGTAAGGGGTGCGGCTGGCGCGCGGGTCATCAAATCCGGCCCCGTCCAACCAAAACCAGCCGCGCCAAATGGACTGCGCCGCACGACGGGTTCGCTCACTCCGCCGCACGCACGCACGCCGCTTGAGCAAATCACGCGCTGGGCCGGCCAAACTGTCCCGGAGATTGCCGCCATCGGCATTTCCACCGGCGGGCCGCCGGCTTTAGAGATCGTGCTGGCCGCGTTGCCCGCCGATTTCCCGCTCGGCCTGGCCATCGTCCAACACATGCCGCCTGGGTTCACCAAGATGCTGGCCGAACAGCTCAACCGCACAAGCCGGATCGAAGTGCGCGAGGCCGCCCACGGAGACCTGTTGCACCCCGGCCTCGCCCTCATCGCCCCAGGTGGCGCGCACCTGCGGGTGACGCGTGCGCAAGGGCAGTATCGTGTGGCCGTAGACACGCAAGGGCCGCTAGTCAGCGGTCATCGCCCTTCCGCCGATGTGTTATTCGATTCCGTCGCCCAGGCTTCAGGCGGACACGCCGTGGCTGTTTTGATGACAGGCATGGGCAGCGACGGCGCCGACGGCCTGGGCCGCCTCGCCGCAGCGGGCGCGTTGACGATTGCCCAAGCGCCTGACACCTGCGTCGTCGCGGGCATGCCGAAAAGCGCCATTGAGCGCGGCGCGGCGCGCGCGATTCTGCCCCTCGTAGAGATCAGCGCCGCACTTAACGCTTGTGGCCGGCCAACGGAACAACCATAA